The following coding sequences are from one Cytobacillus sp. IB215665 window:
- a CDS encoding SDR family oxidoreductase: MEKVLVAGATGFLGRHVVKALKKEGYHVSVLVRNKDKLKRRGNYMEPAIDKEVDRVITAEITKPITLEGVCEGIDYVFSSVGITRQRDGLTFHEVDYEGNTNLLREAENSNVKKFMYIHVLRGDVFEGPMTEAKEKFAKELIRSKLVHLVIRPTGYFSDMTEFLNLAIKGRAFLIGKGINKLNPIHGEDLAKFCVESFKLYSSEVLDVGGPEILTHQQIAKMAFKVIGEKEKITYLPTVLFPPMLKVYKMINKQQYGIFLFFYQGMTQNMIAPKYGSLSLEDFFVQYLNKKIATHSPSKSI; this comes from the coding sequence GTGGAGAAGGTTTTAGTTGCTGGAGCAACTGGTTTTTTAGGACGTCACGTAGTAAAGGCTTTAAAAAAAGAAGGTTATCATGTAAGTGTCCTAGTTAGGAATAAAGATAAGCTGAAACGACGAGGTAATTATATGGAACCAGCAATTGATAAAGAAGTGGATCGTGTTATAACCGCTGAGATTACGAAGCCAATTACGCTTGAAGGGGTCTGTGAAGGAATAGATTATGTTTTTTCTTCAGTTGGTATTACAAGGCAAAGGGATGGTTTAACATTTCACGAAGTTGATTATGAAGGCAATACCAATTTATTGAGGGAAGCAGAAAATAGCAATGTGAAAAAATTTATGTATATTCACGTACTCCGTGGTGATGTTTTTGAAGGACCTATGACAGAAGCGAAAGAAAAGTTTGCTAAAGAGTTAATCCGTTCTAAATTGGTGCATTTAGTTATTAGGCCAACAGGTTATTTTTCTGATATGACTGAATTCCTCAATTTAGCTATAAAAGGTAGAGCTTTTTTAATTGGTAAGGGAATTAATAAATTGAATCCTATTCACGGAGAAGACTTGGCAAAATTTTGTGTGGAATCTTTTAAACTATATTCTAGTGAGGTTTTGGATGTAGGGGGACCTGAGATACTAACCCATCAACAAATTGCTAAAATGGCTTTTAAAGTTATAGGAGAAAAAGAAAAGATAACTTACTTACCAACAGTATTATTTCCACCCATGTTAAAAGTCTATAAAATGATAAATAAGCAACAATACGGTATATTTTTATTTTTTTATCAAGGAATGACTCAAAATATGATCGCTCCTAAATATGGTTCCTTGTCGTTGGAAGATTTTTTTGTACAATATTTGAACAAAAAAATTGCGACGCATTCCCCTTCAAAATCTATTTGA